From a region of the Dehalococcoidia bacterium genome:
- a CDS encoding VWA domain-containing protein, whose protein sequence is MTLVALALLVCSGAIGRGAASAQDPQPSVAVSQLDSASYPEMTAVVTVLDANGTTVRGLPPEAFTASDGANAVQVAAVQPVLDASLSLGVVLIIDVSGSMEGEPLAAAKAAATAFVRQLDPADEAALLAFQDDVQLVIDFTTDREALVAGIDGLVAAGATSLYEAVQAGVFAARSSQAPRQAIVMLSDGQNDTLTSDATEAGSLDSARGAGVPVFAIGFGGGADPAYLGRLADASGGRYSAASATDVAAVYTAIAQQLRGQYALTLRSTAAADGADASLVVAVDVGGQRVQSPPAPFVRGEAPPAAVVPTSAPRPPAADADTNGGTSLLPFVLLALVGVPAVGVVVVVAVRQLRSRREQRERDRVAGQQSDQGVPPPFPGAPFEHAPERHARVSAVSGDQAGTSVAFGSIPIVIGSDKQADVRLASSREVAPKHALLWVREGKIMLRHTGGVRQTLSAGRPVDWLILEDGDEFSIGPYHYRVEVLAPNGSAPSAGTGASN, encoded by the coding sequence GTGACGCTTGTCGCCCTGGCGCTGCTCGTCTGCAGCGGCGCGATCGGGCGCGGCGCCGCCTCGGCGCAGGACCCGCAGCCGTCCGTCGCCGTAAGCCAGCTTGACAGCGCGTCGTATCCGGAAATGACCGCCGTCGTGACGGTGCTCGATGCCAACGGCACGACGGTGCGCGGCTTGCCGCCGGAGGCGTTCACCGCCAGCGACGGCGCGAATGCCGTCCAGGTGGCCGCCGTCCAGCCCGTGCTTGACGCTTCGCTGAGCCTCGGCGTCGTGCTGATCATCGACGTGTCGGGCAGCATGGAGGGTGAGCCGCTCGCCGCCGCGAAGGCAGCCGCGACGGCCTTCGTGCGCCAGCTTGACCCCGCCGACGAAGCCGCCCTGCTCGCCTTCCAGGACGACGTCCAACTGGTCATCGACTTCACGACGGACCGCGAAGCACTGGTCGCCGGCATCGATGGACTCGTCGCGGCAGGCGCCACCTCGCTGTACGAAGCGGTGCAGGCCGGCGTCTTCGCCGCCCGCTCGAGCCAGGCGCCCCGGCAGGCGATCGTCATGCTGTCCGATGGCCAGAACGACACGCTCACGTCCGACGCGACCGAAGCCGGGTCGCTCGACTCGGCGCGCGGAGCCGGCGTGCCGGTGTTTGCGATTGGCTTCGGGGGCGGCGCCGATCCGGCGTACCTGGGCCGGCTCGCGGATGCCAGCGGCGGCCGCTACTCGGCGGCGAGCGCGACGGATGTCGCGGCCGTGTATACGGCGATCGCCCAGCAGCTTCGCGGCCAGTATGCGCTGACGCTCCGTTCGACGGCGGCCGCTGACGGCGCCGATGCATCGCTGGTCGTGGCGGTCGACGTCGGCGGGCAGCGGGTTCAGTCGCCGCCGGCGCCGTTCGTGCGCGGGGAGGCGCCGCCGGCGGCGGTAGTACCGACGAGCGCACCGCGGCCGCCCGCCGCAGATGCGGACACCAACGGTGGCACATCGCTGCTGCCGTTCGTGCTCCTGGCTCTGGTCGGCGTGCCGGCCGTTGGCGTGGTGGTCGTCGTGGCGGTGCGGCAACTGCGCTCGCGTCGCGAACAGCGCGAGCGCGACCGCGTCGCCGGTCAGCAGTCGGACCAGGGGGTGCCGCCTCCGTTCCCGGGCGCGCCGTTCGAGCATGCGCCGGAACGACACGCGCGCGTGTCGGCGGTCAGCGGCGATCAGGCGGGCACGTCGGTAGCGTTCGGTTCGATACCGATCGTCATCGGGTCCGACAAGCAGGCGGACGTGCGATTGGCGAGTTCGCGCGAGGTGGCGCCGAAGCACGCGCTGCTCTGGGTGCGCGAAGGCAAGATCATGCTGCGGCACACCGGCGGCGTGCGGCAGACGTTATCGGCGGGGCGGCCGGTGGACTGGTTGATCCTCGAGGACGGGGACGAGTTTTCGATCGGCCCGTATCACTACCGGGTCGAGGTGCTTGCTCCGAACGGCAGCGCGCCTAGCGCCGGAACGGGTGCTTCCAATTGA
- a CDS encoding RNA ligase family protein, producing MTSAFPDWVEPMAATLTQERFTAPEWVFERKFDGIRLLAFKNGRNVRLLSRNRLLQNANYPSVVEAVAELGVRNVILDGEATGVWGKRGEVAYNVFDIMWLEGRDVTALPLEERRQRLSRLRLRSPLTLVERLDDAKPWERACNEGWEGVIAKRRDSRYEHRRLPHWLKMKCEATQELVVGGFTDPRGGRVGLGSLLIGYYDGDDFVFAGKVGTGFDTKLLLDLRARLDRLEVPAPPFTRAIGLPKRAHWTRPEIVVQVAFAEWTVHGKLRHPRLLGVRIDKAARDVVRETL from the coding sequence GTGACATCCGCCTTCCCCGACTGGGTCGAACCGATGGCCGCGACGCTCACGCAGGAGCGGTTCACGGCACCGGAGTGGGTGTTCGAGCGCAAGTTCGATGGCATTCGCCTGCTCGCATTCAAGAACGGGCGTAACGTCCGGCTTCTTTCGCGTAACCGGCTGCTGCAGAATGCGAACTATCCTTCCGTCGTCGAGGCGGTCGCCGAACTCGGCGTGCGCAACGTGATCCTCGACGGCGAAGCGACAGGCGTGTGGGGCAAGCGGGGTGAGGTCGCGTACAACGTCTTCGACATCATGTGGCTCGAAGGCCGCGACGTCACGGCGCTTCCGCTTGAGGAGCGACGGCAACGGCTGAGCAGGCTACGGCTGCGGTCGCCTCTGACACTGGTCGAACGTCTCGACGATGCCAAGCCGTGGGAGCGGGCGTGCAACGAGGGCTGGGAAGGCGTGATCGCGAAGCGCCGCGATTCGCGCTACGAACATCGTCGCTTGCCGCACTGGCTCAAGATGAAGTGCGAGGCGACGCAGGAGTTGGTGGTGGGCGGATTCACGGATCCGCGCGGCGGACGCGTCGGGCTGGGCTCGCTGCTCATCGGGTACTACGACGGCGACGATTTCGTGTTCGCCGGCAAGGTGGGCACGGGCTTCGACACGAAGCTGCTGCTCGACCTTCGCGCGCGGCTCGACCGATTAGAGGTGCCGGCGCCACCGTTTACGAGGGCGATTGGCCTGCCGAAGCGCGCGCACTGGACGCGCCCTGAGATCGTGGTCCAGGTGGCCTTTGCGGAGTGGACGGTACACGGCAAGCTGCGGCATCCACGGCTGCTCGGCGTCCGCATCGACAAGGCGGCGCGCGACGTCGTGCGGGAGACGCTTTGA
- a CDS encoding phosphoenolpyruvate carboxykinase has translation MVTLQTTSYELEARAFIDNPGQDELRRMTAEMPNAKPTAFGNLDVLTRVDARSTASTYIVSDDPESLFGLQVMSRSDYDAIAQRQDAYVREQEMIVIDGDISNAAEVRTPARLIIERRNANVAGMQKYLYFDKAAAGEPAVTIIDTPNLTAPGYPNDRCIAVDLDSGVTRVLNSDYFGESKKGGLRMWNKIVYDMDGLAMHAGAKVIPTSKGTKTIVIIGLSGTGKTTTTFQSAGGAKPVQDDFIAWMPDGRIHGSENGCFAKTFALSEETEPEIYRATTSPDAYLENVYRNDDGTLDFFNESFTQNGRAVFPFAALGRYEDARNIPPVSAIVILNRARGVVPAIAKLTQRQAAAYFMLGETQGTSAGGKDEAGKALRVPGTNPFFPMPHALQGNRFLELLRRSPVDVYLMNTGWIVDDAGEGSKKVKVRHSSACVQAVAEGGIDWIDDRDFGYALAAHVPGIAAEDEDLLRPRERFEAMGRVDEYDAWVEKLNGERAEFLRGFPGLDPSIVDGLR, from the coding sequence ATGGTGACGCTGCAGACGACGTCGTACGAACTGGAAGCCCGTGCATTCATCGATAATCCCGGGCAGGATGAGCTGCGGCGGATGACGGCTGAGATGCCGAACGCGAAGCCGACCGCGTTCGGCAACCTCGACGTCCTGACGCGCGTCGATGCGCGCAGTACCGCCAGCACGTACATCGTGAGTGATGATCCGGAGTCGTTGTTCGGGCTGCAGGTGATGTCGCGCAGCGACTACGACGCGATCGCGCAGCGCCAGGACGCGTACGTGCGCGAACAGGAGATGATCGTCATCGACGGTGACATCTCGAACGCGGCGGAGGTGCGGACGCCGGCGCGGCTGATCATCGAGCGTCGCAACGCGAACGTCGCCGGCATGCAGAAATACCTGTACTTCGACAAGGCGGCAGCGGGCGAGCCCGCGGTGACGATCATCGATACGCCGAACCTCACCGCTCCCGGATACCCGAACGACCGTTGCATCGCGGTCGATCTTGATAGCGGCGTGACGCGCGTCCTGAACTCCGACTACTTCGGGGAGTCGAAGAAGGGCGGGCTGCGCATGTGGAACAAGATCGTCTACGACATGGACGGGCTGGCGATGCACGCCGGCGCGAAAGTCATACCGACATCGAAAGGGACGAAGACGATCGTCATCATCGGGCTCTCGGGGACCGGCAAGACGACGACAACGTTCCAGAGCGCCGGCGGCGCGAAGCCGGTGCAGGACGACTTCATCGCCTGGATGCCGGACGGGCGCATCCACGGCAGCGAGAACGGCTGTTTTGCGAAGACCTTCGCGTTGAGCGAAGAGACGGAGCCCGAGATCTACCGCGCGACGACGAGTCCGGACGCGTACCTCGAGAACGTCTACCGTAACGACGATGGCACGCTGGACTTCTTCAACGAGTCGTTCACGCAGAACGGCCGCGCCGTGTTTCCGTTCGCCGCGTTGGGGCGCTACGAGGACGCGCGCAACATCCCGCCCGTCAGCGCGATCGTGATCCTCAACCGGGCGCGCGGCGTCGTGCCGGCGATCGCGAAACTGACGCAGCGCCAGGCGGCGGCGTACTTCATGCTGGGAGAAACCCAGGGCACGAGCGCCGGCGGCAAGGACGAGGCGGGCAAGGCATTGCGCGTCCCCGGCACGAACCCCTTCTTCCCGATGCCGCACGCGCTGCAGGGCAACCGATTTCTCGAACTGCTGCGCCGCTCCCCGGTCGACGTGTACTTGATGAACACCGGCTGGATCGTCGACGACGCGGGGGAGGGGTCGAAGAAGGTCAAGGTGCGACACTCGTCGGCCTGCGTGCAGGCGGTCGCCGAGGGTGGCATCGATTGGATCGACGATCGCGACTTCGGGTATGCGCTGGCGGCGCACGTGCCGGGCATCGCGGCTGAGGACGAAGATTTGCTGCGTCCGCGCGAGCGCTTCGAGGCGATGGGGCGCGTCGACGAATACGATGCGTGGGTAGAGAAGCTGAATGGCGAGCGCGCCGAGTTCTTGCGCGGGTTTCCGGGCCTGGATCCTTCCATCGTCGACGGCCTCCGCTGA
- the ligD gene encoding non-homologous end-joining DNA ligase: MITHPEKVLFPDDGITKGELAAYYEAIAPLMLPHVRGRPVTMERYPSGIGKHGFMQKDVSKGFPAWLQRVEVPKKDGTVRHPLANDARSLLWLANQNCITPHVWTSRAPHLYEPDLCVFDLDPSADEPDQLRNAALALRDLLDELGLPSWVKTSGSKGYHIVVPLDAKEGFEEVSRFAHDVGSKVVSRHPDALTQEFSKSARRGRIYIDTGRNGYSATFAAPYAVRAKRGAPVSAPCTWQEIERGTAGPQTFTLRTMATRIADVGDLWSGMRRRRRSLRRAGERLRR, from the coding sequence TTGATCACGCATCCGGAGAAGGTGCTGTTTCCCGACGACGGCATCACGAAGGGTGAACTCGCCGCGTACTACGAGGCGATCGCGCCGCTGATGCTGCCGCACGTCCGCGGCCGGCCGGTCACCATGGAGCGCTATCCGTCGGGCATCGGCAAGCATGGCTTCATGCAGAAGGACGTCTCGAAGGGCTTCCCGGCGTGGCTGCAACGCGTCGAGGTGCCGAAGAAGGACGGCACTGTGCGCCACCCGCTTGCCAACGACGCGCGATCGTTGCTCTGGCTCGCGAACCAGAATTGCATCACGCCGCACGTGTGGACGTCGCGTGCGCCGCACTTGTACGAGCCCGATCTTTGCGTCTTCGACCTCGATCCGTCGGCAGATGAGCCGGACCAACTGCGTAACGCCGCGCTCGCGTTACGCGATCTGCTCGACGAGCTTGGCCTGCCGAGCTGGGTGAAGACGTCCGGCTCCAAGGGGTATCACATCGTCGTGCCGCTGGACGCGAAGGAGGGCTTCGAGGAGGTATCACGCTTCGCGCACGATGTGGGATCGAAGGTCGTCAGCCGTCATCCCGATGCGCTGACGCAAGAATTCAGCAAGTCAGCGCGTCGCGGACGCATCTACATCGACACGGGCCGCAACGGTTACAGCGCGACGTTTGCCGCTCCGTACGCCGTCCGCGCGAAACGCGGAGCGCCCGTGTCCGCACCGTGCACGTGGCAGGAGATCGAGCGCGGAACTGCGGGCCCACAAACGTTTACGCTGAGGACGATGGCCACGCGTATCGCCGACGTGGGCGACCTCTGGTCAGGCATGCGGCGGCGAAGGCGTTCGCTGCGGCGGGCTGGCGAGCGGCTCCGGCGCTGA
- a CDS encoding ATP-binding protein, translating to MTTLISPRSETARVEPVTLSGLGVSPAVVRDLLLKTMFYRGRLTRTELSDELRVALAPIEELLQAMSREGLASVLTSDTPNAASYGYTLTQQGHRRAEEALARNGYIGPVPVAVSDYVAQVRAQSIADIDIPRDELERGLGALVLNDDTLRRIGWAVRSHKPMLIHGESGNGKTTVAHKIGNVVGGTVLVPYAVEVVGQIVRVFDASKHEPVADEDDGDDIDRLMRPRLDGRWARVKRPVIWAGGELTRHSLELVLDSDTKLYEAPLQLKANGGTLIIDDLGRQQIPAVQLLNRWIVALESGSDHLTLHTGQTVEIPFDSLLVFSTNLPPESLADEAFLRRIRYKVEIPGPDETEYREIFRRECAARGIAYDDASVTHLFATWYGDRREMRGSHPRDVVEAVVDAARHDDRAPEITPAALDDACKSYFLA from the coding sequence ATGACGACCTTAATTAGTCCACGCAGCGAAACAGCTCGCGTCGAGCCGGTGACCCTTTCGGGGCTCGGCGTCAGCCCGGCGGTCGTCCGCGACCTGCTGCTGAAGACGATGTTCTATCGCGGCAGACTGACCCGCACAGAGCTGTCCGACGAGCTGCGGGTCGCGCTCGCGCCGATCGAAGAGCTCCTGCAAGCGATGTCGCGCGAAGGACTCGCGTCGGTGCTGACATCGGATACGCCGAATGCAGCATCGTACGGATATACGCTCACGCAGCAGGGGCACCGGCGCGCGGAGGAGGCGCTGGCGCGCAATGGCTACATCGGGCCGGTGCCGGTCGCGGTGAGCGACTACGTGGCGCAGGTGCGCGCGCAAAGCATCGCCGATATCGATATTCCGCGCGACGAACTGGAGCGCGGTCTGGGCGCGCTCGTCCTCAACGATGACACGCTGCGACGCATCGGCTGGGCCGTGCGCTCGCACAAGCCGATGCTGATCCACGGCGAATCGGGCAACGGCAAGACGACGGTGGCGCACAAGATCGGCAATGTCGTCGGCGGCACCGTACTGGTGCCGTACGCGGTCGAAGTCGTCGGGCAGATCGTGCGAGTCTTCGATGCATCGAAACACGAGCCGGTCGCCGACGAAGATGACGGCGACGACATCGACAGGCTGATGCGGCCGCGGCTTGATGGCAGATGGGCGCGCGTGAAGCGGCCGGTGATCTGGGCCGGCGGCGAGCTGACGCGGCACAGCCTGGAGCTGGTGCTGGACAGCGACACCAAGCTCTACGAAGCGCCGCTGCAGCTCAAGGCGAACGGCGGCACATTGATCATCGACGACCTGGGCCGCCAGCAGATCCCGGCCGTGCAGTTGCTCAACCGCTGGATCGTGGCGCTCGAGTCCGGCTCGGACCACCTGACGCTGCACACCGGTCAGACGGTGGAGATACCGTTCGACTCGCTGCTCGTCTTCTCGACGAATTTGCCGCCGGAGAGTCTCGCCGATGAGGCCTTCCTGCGCCGCATCCGCTACAAGGTGGAGATCCCGGGCCCGGACGAAACGGAGTACCGCGAGATCTTCCGTCGCGAGTGCGCGGCGCGCGGGATCGCGTACGACGACGCATCGGTGACGCACCTGTTCGCGACGTGGTACGGCGATCGGCGGGAGATGCGTGGATCGCACCCGCGTGACGTCGTCGAGGCGGTGGTCGACGCTGCGCGCCACGACGACCGCGCACCGGAGATCACGCCCGCCGCGCTCGACGATGCCTGCAAGAGCTACTTCCTGGCGTAA
- a CDS encoding pilus assembly protein TadG-related protein, producing the protein MHLSRRHRGTVRGERGQMIMTFALLVVPVTFVLGAVAVDASLWQSERRGAQKDADLASLAGAYELLEQSAGESMTRDAAQQAVDTNQDINDESGNAEIIDEDDIEDVIVDKTCFNSDELDSVTVNVRHESQTFFSSIFGLDLAPDIGAHARACMGSPIEGKGLIPIGVQVSGFDSDCFQDHDSDGNTPAPNTPELPLFGEYCRLGYDGNDTTSGEGGFLRMFDDGDTTCSSNSTGGGNTLNDEIEQGGANTTCYVAPPAEISACANGDPDCCETVPVDWAYGETVNFCVWPKTQPLNNPTQNAFSDLIGSEGECDTLFGDGDGIDEWLEVVEPVNGDPTPGPETTFGRRDCTSPRLVNLVIIESFTDNGNGPAPILAFASFFIDACEIEAAFYVDCNPPNGTPLGHASLYGFFMNILNIGTIGAFNGYGQKTIALWE; encoded by the coding sequence ATGCACCTGAGCCGCCGACACCGGGGCACGGTCCGTGGTGAGCGCGGACAGATGATCATGACGTTCGCGCTCCTCGTCGTGCCGGTGACGTTCGTGCTGGGCGCGGTGGCGGTGGACGCGAGCTTGTGGCAGAGCGAGCGGCGGGGCGCGCAGAAGGACGCCGACCTGGCATCGCTGGCGGGGGCGTACGAGCTGCTGGAGCAGTCGGCCGGCGAAAGCATGACGCGCGATGCGGCGCAGCAGGCGGTAGATACGAATCAAGACATCAACGATGAGAGCGGCAACGCAGAGATCATCGACGAGGACGACATCGAAGACGTGATCGTCGACAAGACATGTTTCAACAGCGATGAACTGGATTCGGTGACGGTGAACGTGCGGCACGAGTCGCAGACGTTTTTTTCGAGCATTTTCGGGCTGGACCTGGCGCCGGACATCGGCGCGCACGCGCGTGCGTGCATGGGCTCGCCGATCGAGGGCAAGGGGTTGATCCCCATCGGCGTGCAGGTGTCTGGGTTCGACAGCGACTGCTTCCAGGATCACGACAGCGACGGAAACACGCCGGCGCCGAATACGCCGGAGTTACCGCTGTTCGGCGAGTACTGCCGGCTCGGCTATGACGGCAACGACACGACATCGGGCGAGGGCGGATTCCTTCGCATGTTTGACGATGGCGATACGACCTGCAGCTCGAACAGCACGGGCGGCGGTAACACTCTGAATGACGAGATTGAGCAGGGCGGGGCGAATACGACCTGCTACGTGGCGCCGCCCGCGGAGATCTCCGCATGCGCAAACGGCGATCCGGATTGCTGCGAGACGGTGCCGGTGGACTGGGCGTACGGGGAGACGGTCAACTTCTGTGTCTGGCCGAAGACGCAACCGCTGAACAATCCAACGCAGAATGCGTTCTCGGATCTGATCGGCAGCGAAGGTGAGTGCGACACGCTCTTCGGCGACGGCGACGGCATCGACGAATGGCTGGAGGTCGTGGAGCCGGTCAACGGCGACCCGACGCCGGGACCGGAAACCACGTTCGGGCGGCGGGACTGCACGAGCCCGCGGCTGGTGAACCTGGTGATCATCGAGTCGTTCACGGACAACGGCAACGGGCCGGCACCGATCCTGGCGTTCGCATCCTTCTTTATAGACGCTTGCGAGATTGAGGCCGCGTTCTACGTGGACTGCAACCCGCCGAACGGCACACCGCTGGGCCACGCGTCGTTGTACGGGTTTTTCATGAACATCCTGAACATCGGCACGATCGGCGCGTTCAACGGATACGGGCAGAAGACGATCGCGTTGTGGGAGTAG
- a CDS encoding Tad domain-containing protein, with protein MTDGQRKWMRIARRVRARARWSRGERGQMIMMFALLVVPITFVLGAVAVDASIWQSERRGAYKDADLSALAGALELAKPVPDGVGAEDEAYASAATNDEAGNAGQDPLKVDVTVDNSCFPNDDRDDGVSVNLTHESRTFFSSIFGMELAPDIGAHAKACAGAAGTATLNNFVPFEIDHETSPCFEVGQPVFTKMCGIEYGAQGGPAARGLIDMSAPDDYCSDTQGGVSNVDEMIAGNVDLGDCEINTSGDCDPTNVGPWYDCVSIQPGNAQKILDGVRMRIAKEELFPSTPCDPDGNGIHEFADVVRIVTDTGNPTTSIYEAVDCDLDTEGDQISPRMVTIVVLEEKPSGNASQGRPIWAFAGFYLIGCASEVIDSIDEDHPDLNKKCDIDNSNGNSSAAPLGSANAEFVQFNAGQGQCGRGNQATCTPIPGGPTATPTPDDGGPGGGGPGGGGPGGGVGHVVVYGKFVNLITAGSGTTAPTEATTIFSISLVE; from the coding sequence ATGACGGACGGACAGAGGAAGTGGATGCGGATTGCCCGCCGGGTGCGGGCGCGGGCGCGATGGTCGCGCGGCGAGCGCGGCCAGATGATCATGATGTTCGCGCTGCTGGTGGTGCCGATCACGTTCGTGCTCGGCGCGGTGGCGGTCGATGCGAGCATCTGGCAGAGCGAGCGGCGGGGGGCGTACAAGGACGCCGACCTGTCGGCGCTGGCTGGGGCGCTGGAGCTGGCTAAGCCTGTGCCGGACGGCGTCGGAGCCGAGGACGAAGCATACGCTTCGGCGGCGACGAACGATGAGGCGGGGAATGCAGGACAAGACCCATTGAAGGTGGACGTGACGGTCGATAACTCTTGTTTCCCAAACGATGACCGGGATGACGGTGTGTCCGTGAACCTCACGCACGAATCGCGAACGTTCTTCTCGAGCATTTTCGGCATGGAGCTGGCGCCGGACATCGGCGCGCACGCGAAGGCGTGCGCGGGGGCGGCGGGCACGGCGACACTCAACAACTTCGTGCCGTTCGAGATTGACCACGAGACGAGCCCGTGTTTCGAAGTGGGGCAGCCGGTGTTCACGAAGATGTGCGGGATCGAGTACGGCGCGCAGGGCGGGCCGGCGGCGCGCGGCTTGATCGACATGTCAGCGCCGGATGACTACTGCAGCGACACGCAGGGCGGCGTATCGAACGTAGACGAGATGATCGCGGGCAACGTGGACCTCGGGGACTGCGAGATCAACACGTCAGGTGACTGCGATCCGACGAACGTCGGGCCCTGGTACGACTGTGTTTCGATCCAGCCGGGCAATGCGCAGAAGATTCTCGACGGCGTGCGGATGCGGATCGCGAAGGAAGAACTGTTTCCGAGCACGCCGTGCGACCCGGACGGCAACGGCATCCACGAGTTCGCCGATGTCGTGCGTATCGTGACGGACACGGGGAACCCGACGACAAGCATCTATGAGGCAGTGGACTGCGACCTGGACACCGAGGGCGATCAGATCAGTCCCCGGATGGTGACGATCGTCGTGCTGGAAGAAAAGCCAAGCGGCAATGCATCGCAAGGACGGCCCATCTGGGCGTTCGCGGGCTTCTATCTCATCGGGTGCGCGTCGGAGGTGATCGACTCGATCGACGAGGACCACCCAGACCTGAACAAGAAGTGCGACATCGACAACAGCAACGGGAACTCGTCGGCAGCGCCGCTGGGATCCGCGAACGCGGAGTTCGTGCAGTTCAACGCGGGCCAGGGCCAGTGCGGACGCGGCAACCAGGCAACTTGCACGCCAATCCCGGGAGGGCCAACAGCTACGCCGACGCCTGACGACGGCGGACCTGGCGGGGGTGGACCTGGCGGGGGCGGTCCCGGTGGGGGCGTCGGACACGTAGTGGTGTATGGGAAGTTCGTGAACTTGATCACGGCGGGCTCCGGGACTACGGCGCCCACGGAAGCAACAACCATCTTCAGCATTTCGTTGGTGGAGTAG
- a CDS encoding TadE/TadG family type IV pilus assembly protein — translation MTTTLIKRPHMVFASARAALGGIRFRALLPERRATPRGRATFESGQNLIEFAFMMPLLILMIGAIIMVALGLHDRSNLQQAVREGARQAAVGKSLADVQSLAAGNSGGTLDDNEIDWCLPAGSTGSVGDSIRVYVDEGNNGSEGYDYTIIPSTGIFSAMGVSSLTVNMSPRATARLEQSVSGIPTCT, via the coding sequence ATGACCACAACGCTGATCAAGAGGCCGCACATGGTGTTCGCGAGCGCAAGGGCTGCGCTCGGGGGCATTCGTTTCCGCGCGCTGCTGCCGGAACGGCGCGCAACGCCTCGCGGCCGCGCTACTTTCGAAAGCGGGCAGAACCTCATCGAGTTTGCGTTCATGATGCCGCTGCTGATCCTGATGATCGGCGCGATCATCATGGTGGCGCTGGGGCTGCACGACCGTTCGAACCTGCAGCAGGCGGTGCGCGAAGGCGCGCGGCAGGCGGCGGTCGGCAAGTCGTTGGCAGACGTCCAGTCGCTGGCGGCGGGCAACTCCGGCGGCACGCTCGACGACAACGAGATCGACTGGTGCTTGCCTGCCGGTTCGACGGGCAGCGTCGGCGACTCGATCCGCGTGTACGTGGACGAAGGCAACAACGGCAGCGAAGGCTACGACTACACGATCATCCCTTCGACCGGCATCTTTTCGGCGATGGGGGTGAGCAGCCTGACCGTGAACATGTCGCCGCGGGCGACGGCGCGGCTCGAGCAGTCCGTTTCGGGGATACCCACATGCACCTGA